A genomic region of Pseudorca crassidens isolate mPseCra1 chromosome 10, mPseCra1.hap1, whole genome shotgun sequence contains the following coding sequences:
- the CCR8 gene encoding C-C chemokine receptor type 8 — protein sequence MDYTLELNVTITDYYYPDIISSPCDGELTQRDSKLLLAIFYCLLFVFGLLGNSLVILVLVTCKKLRSITDIYLLNLALSDLLFVFSFPFQTHYQLDQWVFGTVMCKVVSGFYYIGFFSSMFFVTLMSVDRYLAVVRAVYAMKVRTTRMGIALSLAMWLIAFVATSPLLVFYQEASDDGVLQCYLYYNQETLKWKIFIHFEMNILGLLIPFTILMFCYISILHQLKSCQSHNKTKAIKLVLVVVVVSLLFWVPFNVVLFLTSLHNMHILDGCVMSQRLIYATHVTETISFTHCCVNPIIYAFMGEKFKKHLSEIFQKSCSHIFLYIRRQISRETWERSSSYQHPSHSPSIDYIL from the coding sequence ATGGATTATACACTTGAGCTCAATGTGACAATAACTGACTACTACTATCCTGATATCATCTCAAGCCCCTGTGATGGGGAACTTACCCAAAGAGATAGCAAGTTGCTTCTTGCCATCTTTTACTGCCTCCTGTTTGTATTTGGTCTTCTGGGAAACAGCCTGGTCATCCTGGTCCTTGTCACCTGCAAGAAGCTGAGGAGCATCACAGACATATACCTCTTGAACTTGGCCCTGTCTGACTTGCTTTttgtcttctccttcccctttcagACCCACTATCAGCTGGACCAGTGGGTGTTTGGGACTGTAATGTGCAAGGTGGTCTCTGGCTTTTATTACATTGGCTTCTTTAGCAGCATGTTCTTTGTCACCCTCATGAGTGTGGACAGGTACCTGGCAGTTGTCCGTGCTGTATACGCCATGAAAGTGAGGACGACCAGAATGGGCATAGCCCTGAGTCTGGCAATGTGGCTGATTGCCTTTGTGGCCACCAGCCCGTTACTGGTATTTTACCAAGAGGCCTCTGATGATGGGGTTCTACAGTGTTATTTGTATTACAATCAAGAGACGCTGAAATGGAAGATCTTCATCCACTTTGAAATGAATATCTTAGGCCTGTTGATCCCATTCACCATCCTTATGTTCTGCTACATTAGCATCCTGCACCAGCTGAAGAGTTGCCAGAGCCACAACAAGACCAAGGCCATCAAGCTCGTGCTCGTTGTGGTGGTTGTCTCTTTACTCTTCTGGGTCCCGTTCAATGTAGTCCTTTTCCTTACTTCCCTGCACAACATGCACATCTTGGATGGATGCGTCATGAGCCAGCGGTTGATCTATGCCACCCATGTCACAGAAACCATTTCCTTCACCCACTGCTGTGTGAACCCTATTATCTATGCGTTCATGGGTGAGAAGTTCAAGAAACACCTCtcagaaatatttcagaaaagttGCAGCCACATCTTCctctacataaggagacaaatcTCTAGGGAGACCTGGGAAAGGTCATCCTCCTATCAGCACCCCTCCCATTCCCCCAGTATAGACTACATTTTGTGA